The Candidatus Zixiibacteriota bacterium genome includes a region encoding these proteins:
- a CDS encoding DUF58 domain-containing protein — protein MLPAEVLKKIRRIEIRTKKLVNDLFSGEYHSTFKGQGMEFEEVREYVSGDDIRLIDWNVTARTGYPHIKKFKEERELSVVLLVDASSSGRFGTRDRFKSETAAEIGALLAFSAIKNNDKVGLIIFTDEIEKFVPPKKGRAHVLRLIREILYFKPKGIGTDIGGAMEYFNRVIRRKSVVFLISDFLSEGYRKPLQIANRKHDVVAIKISDPRETTFEDVGLIELEDAETGEVYMVDTSSREFRREFAARSDEDVANLTREFQLIDLDFINIRTDQPYTIPLINFFRKREKRF, from the coding sequence ATGCTACCGGCAGAAGTACTGAAGAAAATACGACGGATCGAGATTCGTACCAAGAAACTGGTCAATGATCTTTTCTCCGGCGAATACCATTCGACCTTCAAGGGTCAGGGGATGGAATTTGAGGAAGTGCGAGAGTATGTGTCTGGTGATGACATCCGTCTGATCGATTGGAACGTTACCGCACGCACCGGCTATCCGCATATTAAGAAATTCAAAGAAGAACGCGAACTGTCGGTTGTGTTACTGGTCGATGCATCATCGTCGGGGCGCTTTGGAACTCGTGACCGTTTCAAGAGCGAAACGGCTGCCGAAATCGGAGCGCTACTGGCTTTCTCCGCGATCAAGAATAACGACAAGGTGGGGTTGATCATATTCACCGACGAGATTGAGAAGTTCGTTCCTCCCAAGAAGGGTCGTGCTCACGTTCTGCGTCTTATCCGGGAGATACTCTATTTCAAGCCGAAGGGAATTGGCACTGATATCGGTGGTGCGATGGAGTATTTCAATCGGGTCATAAGACGCAAGTCGGTCGTGTTTCTCATTTCCGATTTTCTTTCGGAAGGCTACCGCAAGCCGCTTCAGATCGCCAATCGCAAACACGATGTGGTGGCTATCAAAATCAGCGATCCCCGTGAAACAACCTTCGAGGATGTAGGGTTGATTGAGCTTGAAGATGCTGAGACAGGCGAAGTCTATATGGTCGATACGTCGTCCAGGGAGTTTCGTCGTGAATTTGCGGCTCGTTCTGATGAAGATGTCGCCAACCTGACCCGCGAGTTCCAGTTGATAGACCTTGACTTTATCAATATCCGTACCGACCAGCCATACACCATACCGTTAATCAATTTCTTCCGGAAGCGCGAGAAACGATTCTAA